In Bacteroides cellulosilyticus, the genomic stretch CTGAAAAGGATGCAGGAGAACCTTTCTTTGCCCTGCATAATGAAAAAGGATATGATTATTATTCTATCTACTTTCTGCTTCGTAATCTGGGTAAGTTGAAAACGTTGGCATTGGGAAATTACAGATTAAGTTTCGGGCAAGGGCTAGTAGTCAGCACTGATTTCCGTTTAGGGAAAACTTATTCTCTCTCAACGGTGGATAACCGTAGTGGTGGCATCCGGAAGCACAGCTCAACGGATGAATATAATTATTTCAGGGGTGCTGCGGCAACAGTGGAGGTTATTCCTGCACTTCAGTTATCTGGTTTTTATTCACATCGTTCTATGGATGGAGTCATAGAAGGGAATGAAATTACCTCTATTTATAAAACCGGATTGCATCGTACGGAGAAGGAAGCGGATAAAGTAAATGCTTTCACTTTACAGTTGATGGGTGGAAATATTACCTATGAAAAGAACAATCTAAAAGTAGGAATGACAGGCATTTACTATTTTTTCAACCGGAGTTATCAACCGGAGTTAAGAACCTATGGCAAGTATAATTTGCAAGGGAATTACTTTCATAATGTAGGTGTAGATTATAAATATCGCTGGAATCGATTTACTCTGACAGGTGAAGCAGCTATGGGCAAACAAGGTTATTCACTGTTGAACCAATTGAAATATAATATATTAACCGGTTATCAACTGTTGATTGTTCATAGATATTATAGTCATGATTACTGGGCAATGTTTGCACGTTCGTTTGGTGAAAGTAGTACGCCGCAAAATGAAAATGGCTGGTATCTGGCTGCCGAAGCATCGCCTTTGGCACATTGGAAATTCTTCGCTTCTCTGGATTTATTTTCTTTTCCCTGGTGGAAATACCGCATCAGTAAACCGTCGCAAGGTGTGGATAGCATGTTTCAGTCAATCTATTCTCTTAAGCGAAATTTATCTATGTATGTTAACTATCGCTATAAGCGAAAAGAGAGAGACGTAGCGGGAACGGATGGAAAAGTTATCCTTCCTACTTATCAGCACCGCCTTCGTTACCGACTGACTTATTCACCGGATCATCTACAGTTACGAACAACGGTGGATTATAATCATTTTCATTCCCAGGGGCAGGAGGGAAGCCAGGGATATCAGTTTACACAATCCTGTTCGTATGCTTTTTCTTTTCCGCTGAAGATATCTGTGCAGGGTACTTATTTCCATACGGATGATTACGATTCCCGTATTTATGCTTCCGAAAAAGGTCTGCTTTACACCTTCTATACGCCTTCGTTTTATGGACAAGGATTTCGCTTTTCTGCCTGTGCCCGGTATGATGTGAACAAAGCTTTTATGTTCCTTGTTAAATTCGGGCAGACCATCTACGAAGACCGTGAGAATATTGGTTCGGGTAACGACCTGA encodes the following:
- a CDS encoding helix-hairpin-helix domain-containing protein, whose amino-acid sequence is MKLLKLGVFLSMLLMTPVLEAQNTSVSLWEENIEQLSMDEEEKNWEDELEELSNRLQEPVNINVTTKRELEQFPFLSDIQIENILAYVYIHGQMQTIYELQLVEEMDKHTIDLLLPFVCVHPIPEKTGFPRLKSLLKYGKQEVLTRLDVPFYTRKGYQKNYLGPAMYHSLRYGYRYGDYLQMGITAEKDAGEPFFALHNEKGYDYYSIYFLLRNLGKLKTLALGNYRLSFGQGLVVSTDFRLGKTYSLSTVDNRSGGIRKHSSTDEYNYFRGAAATVEVIPALQLSGFYSHRSMDGVIEGNEITSIYKTGLHRTEKEADKVNAFTLQLMGGNITYEKNNLKVGMTGIYYFFNRSYQPELRTYGKYNLQGNYFHNVGVDYKYRWNRFTLTGEAAMGKQGYSLLNQLKYNILTGYQLLIVHRYYSHDYWAMFARSFGESSTPQNENGWYLAAEASPLAHWKFFASLDLFSFPWWKYRISKPSQGVDSMFQSIYSLKRNLSMYVNYRYKRKERDVAGTDGKVILPTYQHRLRYRLTYSPDHLQLRTTVDYNHFHSQGQEGSQGYQFTQSCSYAFSFPLKISVQGTYFHTDDYDSRIYASEKGLLYTFYTPSFYGQGFRFSACARYDVNKAFMFLVKFGQTIYEDRENIGSGNDLIQGNKKADLQMQLRIKF